The nucleotide window AGTTGCTATGCAGAAACCATTAAGTTTAGCAGTGATAATTTCGTGAAATTAATTTTGGTGGATGGGATctttattattgaatttttccACGAAATATGGTTCAAAGGATCAAATAGGGTTATACGTGAGAACCATATATTGTTAAACCCATTATCGTGGCAGGCAATTATGTCGGACTTGCGGTTACTTGAAAATCAACTTCCTTTCTTTGCTCTTGAGATATTATTCAACCTTGCAGATGTGCCAGTGCATCCTTCCTTCACTTCACTTGCAATTAAAGTCTTTGTGGACATTCAAGAAAATAAGTTTCCTGGAAATCTTGGAGAGCAACCAATTAGACACTTTGTTGATTTGACCAAAGTACTTTTACTTCCATCATCCACAAAGCTATTGCCACCACATGAAAGTAATGATCTTTCTAGATCAGCTGATCATTTATATACTGTAAGCCAGTTGTACGAGGTTGGAGTGAAGTTTCAGGTGAGATTATGCAAATGCTTGCTTGACCTAACAAGACACTATGCTGATTTGGCCAGAGCATTTTTCCGTCCATCATCTAGAAAGCCAGTGATATCAGATGAAAGAAATGATCTTCCTAGTGCTGATCATTTATATACTGCAAGCCAGTTGCACGAGGTTGGAGTGAAGTTTAAGGTGAGTTCAAGCAAATGCTTACTTGACTTGAAATTCACCAAACGAACGTTGGAAATTCCCTGCATTAATCCTGATAATGAGACGGAGACTATTTATCGAAACGTCATAGCATTTGAGCAATGCCATTATCCACGTGATTTACATCTTACAGACTACATTGTGCTTTTGAATTTACTAATCAACACTCCCAAAGACGTGGAATTACTTATTAAAGAAGGAATCATCATAAATGGCCTTAGCAACAATGATGCAGTGGCATCTCTTCTCAATAATCTAGGCACGTATATTGTATATGATGCTTCGAATTCTGCTTATCGTGGTTTGTTTCGAGATTTGAATGCGTTCTTTAAGAACACTAGGCATGGTTGGAAGGCAACCTTGAAACGTGAATATTTCAGCACTCCTTGGAAAATAGCTTCTACTGTAGCTGCTGTTACATTATTGCTACTCACTTTCGTACAAGCCATATGCTCCATCATCCAAGTCATGAAGATGTGAAGAAGCTTTGTGCATGAAATTCTGGTAGgacataacattttattttactactcacgtttagaaattaatttgttaGATGTCTAGCTACAGCTTGGAAAATTTGAACCTAACATGCACAAAGATAAGTATTGTTTAAAACAGTATGCCTTATTTCACATTCATCTATTAGTACAGAGCCTCTACTCTAAATGCTGTATAAATACACCCTCTTATGTACATGGGAACATACGTTGCACTAATATCTTCTAACTTCAACATATTTCCATTCTTTGCTCTATTCTTAATTTGCT belongs to Juglans regia cultivar Chandler chromosome 8, Walnut 2.0, whole genome shotgun sequence and includes:
- the LOC108987717 gene encoding UPF0481 protein At3g47200-like — encoded protein: MEKSTSTYDQEIQQKVETTSLVTNGNQNHAEIHQLDQEAANTSSSGNGNQHRELVISIKEMVESRLELPLSSNKCCIYKIPTFLHKLNKEAYTPQVISIGPFHHGSKRLEPMEKLKLKYFQRFMQRIDFNVELLVNAIKLNEESVRSCYAETIKFSSDNFVKLILVDGIFIIEFFHEIWFKGSNRVIRENHILLNPLSWQAIMSDLRLLENQLPFFALEILFNLADVPVHPSFTSLAIKVFVDIQENKFPGNLGEQPIRHFVDLTKVLLLPSSTKLLPPHESNDLSRSADHLYTVSQLYEVGVKFQVRLCKCLLDLTRHYADLARAFFRPSSRKPVISDERNDLPSADHLYTASQLHEVGVKFKVSSSKCLLDLKFTKRTLEIPCINPDNETETIYRNVIAFEQCHYPRDLHLTDYIVLLNLLINTPKDVELLIKEGIIINGLSNNDAVASLLNNLGTYIVYDASNSAYRGLFRDLNAFFKNTRHGWKATLKREYFSTPWKIASTVAAVTLLLLTFVQAICSIIQVMKM